The following coding sequences are from one Thermocrinis jamiesonii window:
- a CDS encoding TlyA family RNA methyltransferase, translating into MRLDQYLVEKGLAPTREKAQALILAGMVLVDGKLVDKPGSKVKEGSKVEIKEPFKYVSRGGYKLENALDRLGLSVEGFVALDVGSSTGGFTDCLLQKGAKRVYAVDVGKAQMDQKLRKDSRVVLYEETDARELTEKHVPEKVDIITMDVSFISSTALLPNVVRFLKEDGLLLVLVKPQFELPAKYVKKGVVRDDAKKVEAILKVAEFIKGLGYSIKRIIKAKPKGSKGNEEFFILAKRGDLGLEDLKLEAWNAVKEHV; encoded by the coding sequence TTGAGGTTAGACCAGTATTTGGTTGAGAAGGGTTTAGCTCCCACCAGAGAAAAAGCTCAAGCTCTCATATTGGCAGGTATGGTGCTCGTGGATGGCAAATTGGTAGATAAGCCGGGTAGTAAGGTAAAGGAAGGTTCTAAGGTTGAGATAAAAGAACCTTTTAAGTATGTCTCAAGGGGAGGATATAAGTTAGAGAATGCCCTTGATAGACTTGGTTTGTCCGTGGAAGGTTTTGTTGCTCTTGATGTGGGCTCATCTACTGGTGGTTTTACGGATTGCTTGCTACAGAAGGGAGCAAAAAGGGTTTATGCGGTGGATGTGGGTAAGGCTCAGATGGACCAAAAGCTAAGAAAAGACAGCAGAGTAGTTCTTTACGAAGAAACGGACGCCAGAGAGCTAACGGAAAAGCACGTGCCAGAAAAGGTAGATATAATAACCATGGATGTATCCTTCATATCTTCCACAGCCCTTTTGCCCAATGTAGTTAGATTCTTAAAAGAAGACGGATTGCTTTTGGTTCTTGTAAAACCTCAGTTTGAACTGCCAGCAAAATACGTTAAAAAGGGGGTGGTAAGAGACGATGCCAAAAAAGTGGAAGCCATTTTAAAAGTGGCGGAGTTCATCAAAGGTCTTGGCTATTCTATAAAAAGAATAATTAAAGCTAAGCCAAAGGGTAGTAAGGGAAACGAAGAGTTTTTCATCCTGGCTAAAAGGGGAGACTTAGGTTTGGAAGACCTAAAATTGGAGGCTTGGAATGCTGTTAAGGAGCATGTTTGA
- a CDS encoding YggT family protein: protein MIKAILSLIINILIVLVLVHAIGSWIPQIRKSGFYKRLDNIVEPILRPIRRILPTYANVDFSPLVLLLILYLIKSLLKL from the coding sequence ATGATAAAAGCCATACTGTCTTTAATAATAAATATACTTATTGTGCTTGTTCTGGTTCATGCCATAGGTTCTTGGATCCCTCAAATAAGGAAGAGTGGATTTTACAAAAGATTGGACAATATCGTTGAACCAATCCTTCGTCCAATAAGAAGGATCCTCCCTACTTATGCCAATGTGGATTTTTCTCCCCTTGTGCTCTTGCTAATCTTATATTTGATAAAGTCCCTTCTTAAACTTTGA
- the rplQ gene encoding 50S ribosomal protein L17 produces the protein MRHRVKKKHFDRTKEQRLALYRSLARALILEERIETSLQKAKAVRPFVEKLITLGKKGDLSARRRALELLPDKKAIKKLFENIAPRFEGRNGGYTRIIKLPLRRVGDSCELAILEFVE, from the coding sequence ATGAGGCACAGAGTTAAGAAAAAACACTTTGACAGGACAAAAGAACAGAGATTGGCTCTTTACCGCTCTCTTGCCAGAGCGTTAATTTTGGAGGAAAGAATAGAAACATCTTTGCAAAAGGCAAAGGCAGTGCGCCCCTTTGTGGAAAAACTGATCACCTTAGGAAAAAAAGGAGACCTTTCTGCAAGAAGAAGGGCCCTTGAGCTTTTGCCAGACAAAAAGGCGATAAAAAAACTTTTTGAAAACATTGCTCCACGCTTTGAAGGCAGGAACGGCGGTTACACCAGGATAATCAAACTGCCACTCAGGAGAGTGGGTGATTCCTGCGAACTTGCCATACTTGAGTTTGTTGAATGA
- a CDS encoding DNA-directed RNA polymerase subunit alpha encodes MIRQFVYPTKIFWEEVNKTYGRFVVEPLERGFGITIGNSLRRVLLSSIEGCAITGVKIYGVYHEFSALEGVQEDVLEIIANLKKLKFRMKDSDVEILYLKKKGEGTVYAKDFSLPPNVELINPDAKVLTITSPDVEVNMEVRVERGIGYVPTEEMEAFGEIGWIMVDGDFNPVKHVAYRVEKTRVEKKSDYDRLIMEVYTDGTKTPEEVVKEAVGIIIRNFSTLEYISHEIPRVIEEPIPPDEFIEKLSLPVEELDVSQRALNSIKRMGINTIGDLVKLTEEELKSTKNIGRKAINELKEALKQLGLHFGMDLTGRR; translated from the coding sequence ATGATAAGGCAGTTTGTTTATCCAACGAAGATCTTTTGGGAAGAAGTAAATAAAACGTATGGTCGTTTTGTAGTAGAGCCCTTAGAAAGGGGTTTTGGCATAACCATAGGAAACTCCCTGCGTAGGGTTCTTCTTTCATCCATAGAAGGCTGTGCCATAACTGGTGTAAAAATATACGGTGTTTATCATGAGTTCTCTGCTTTAGAAGGTGTGCAGGAAGACGTTTTGGAGATCATAGCAAACTTGAAGAAGTTGAAATTTAGGATGAAGGATTCGGATGTGGAAATTCTCTATCTTAAGAAGAAAGGAGAAGGTACAGTTTATGCAAAGGATTTTTCTTTGCCTCCCAATGTAGAACTGATAAATCCAGATGCAAAGGTGCTTACTATTACAAGCCCGGATGTGGAAGTTAACATGGAGGTAAGAGTAGAAAGAGGAATAGGATATGTGCCTACGGAGGAAATGGAGGCTTTTGGAGAAATTGGATGGATTATGGTAGATGGAGATTTTAACCCAGTTAAACACGTAGCCTACAGAGTAGAAAAGACAAGGGTTGAGAAAAAAAGCGATTACGACAGATTGATAATGGAAGTCTATACAGATGGTACAAAAACTCCAGAGGAAGTTGTAAAGGAAGCGGTTGGTATAATAATCAGGAACTTCTCCACATTGGAGTATATATCCCACGAAATACCAAGGGTAATAGAAGAACCCATTCCACCTGATGAGTTTATAGAAAAGTTGTCCCTTCCTGTGGAAGAGCTGGATGTGTCCCAAAGGGCACTTAATTCAATAAAGAGAATGGGCATAAACACCATAGGAGATTTAGTTAAGCTTACGGAGGAAGAGCTAAAGAGCACTAAAAACATAGGAAGGAAAGCTATAAACGAGCTAAAGGAAGCCCTCAAACAGTTGGGTTTGCACTTTGGAATGGATCTCACAGGCAGGAGGTAA
- the rpsD gene encoding 30S ribosomal protein S4: MGRYLGPWVKIDRRFGVVVSGKKSAPKILAKRNYPPGQHGRLKGRKRKLTEYGLRLMEKQKLKFLYGGIREKQFKKYFDMASKAKGNTGQVLLQLLERRLDNVVYRLGIACTRRQARQFVAHGHILVNGKVVDIPSYQVSPGDIIEVKPSSRDIPQIIQNLENIDPRSVPVWLELDKENFRGKVLDLPKDIQLEIPINLQYVIEFYSRV; encoded by the coding sequence ATGGGTAGGTATTTAGGACCCTGGGTAAAAATAGATAGAAGATTTGGTGTGGTTGTATCTGGTAAAAAGAGCGCTCCCAAAATTCTTGCCAAAAGAAATTATCCACCAGGACAACACGGAAGACTAAAAGGTAGAAAAAGAAAGCTAACTGAATACGGTTTGCGACTTATGGAAAAACAAAAATTGAAGTTTTTATACGGTGGAATAAGGGAAAAGCAATTCAAAAAATACTTTGATATGGCTTCAAAAGCCAAAGGAAATACAGGGCAAGTTTTACTCCAGCTGTTGGAAAGACGGTTGGATAACGTAGTTTATAGATTAGGGATCGCCTGCACCAGAAGACAGGCAAGACAGTTTGTTGCTCACGGACACATACTGGTAAATGGTAAAGTGGTTGACATTCCGTCCTATCAAGTTTCCCCAGGAGACATCATAGAGGTAAAACCAAGCTCAAGGGATATCCCCCAAATCATTCAAAACTTAGAAAACATAGATCCAAGGAGTGTGCCAGTATGGTTAGAGCTTGACAAAGAAAACTTCAGGGGTAAAGTTCTTGATTTACCCAAAGACATACAGTTAGAAATACCGATAAACCTGCAGTATGTTATAGAGTTTTACTCAAGAGTATAA
- the rpsK gene encoding 30S ribosomal protein S11 produces the protein MAKRRQTTKKQKRVVTQGIVHILSTFNNTIVNVTDMQGNTLVWESGGTVGFKGTRKSTPYAAQLAAQRAVKRAMQEYGLQEVEVVIKGAGAGRESALKAVHATGIKITKIRDATPIPHNGCRPPAKRRV, from the coding sequence ATGGCAAAGAGAAGACAAACCACAAAAAAACAAAAGAGAGTTGTAACCCAAGGCATAGTTCATATTCTTAGCACGTTTAACAATACCATAGTTAATGTAACTGATATGCAGGGTAATACCCTTGTTTGGGAAAGCGGTGGAACTGTTGGTTTTAAAGGTACAAGAAAGAGCACACCTTATGCTGCTCAACTTGCAGCCCAAAGGGCAGTAAAAAGGGCAATGCAGGAGTATGGACTTCAAGAAGTTGAAGTGGTGATCAAGGGTGCGGGTGCAGGTAGAGAGTCTGCACTAAAGGCAGTGCATGCTACTGGAATAAAAATAACAAAGATCAGGGATGCTACTCCTATACCCCATAACGGCTGTAGACCACCTGCAAAAAGGAGGGTGTAA
- the rpsM gene encoding 30S ribosomal protein S13, giving the protein MARIAGVDLPDHKKLEVALTYLYGIGWKRAKEICEKTGIPCTKRLGELSPEELNTIRKFIEQNYKVEGDLRREVQLNIKKLIDIGCYRGIRHAKGLPVRGQQTRTNARTRKGKRKTVAGTRKRIAK; this is encoded by the coding sequence ATGGCAAGAATAGCGGGAGTAGATCTGCCAGACCACAAAAAATTGGAGGTAGCCCTAACTTACTTGTATGGTATAGGATGGAAAAGGGCTAAGGAAATATGCGAAAAGACTGGCATACCGTGCACAAAGCGCTTAGGTGAATTGAGTCCAGAAGAGCTAAATACCATAAGAAAGTTTATTGAACAAAACTATAAAGTAGAAGGAGACCTAAGGAGGGAAGTCCAGCTGAACATAAAGAAGCTAATTGATATAGGATGCTATAGAGGAATAAGACACGCAAAAGGATTACCTGTAAGAGGACAGCAGACGAGAACTAACGCAAGAACGAGAAAAGGAAAAAGAAAAACGGTAGCCGGAACTAGAAAGAGAATAGCTAAGTAA
- the rpmJ gene encoding 50S ribosomal protein L36, which translates to MKVRPSVKPICAKCKIIRRKGRVMVICENPKHKQRQGS; encoded by the coding sequence ATGAAAGTAAGACCCTCTGTTAAGCCCATATGTGCCAAGTGTAAGATAATAAGGAGAAAGGGTAGAGTTATGGTAATATGCGAAAATCCTAAGCACAAGCAAAGGCAAGGATCCTAA
- the infA gene encoding translation initiation factor IF-1 translates to MPKKKDQEKQKEKGIVLEGTVEEALPNAMFRVRLDTGHQVLAHVSGKMRVHFIRILPGDRVKVELSPYDLTRGRIIYRE, encoded by the coding sequence ATGCCTAAGAAAAAAGATCAGGAAAAACAAAAAGAAAAAGGAATTGTGCTTGAAGGCACTGTAGAAGAAGCTTTACCCAACGCTATGTTTAGGGTAAGGTTGGACACAGGACATCAGGTATTAGCCCATGTTTCTGGAAAAATGCGCGTGCACTTTATTAGGATACTACCAGGAGATAGGGTGAAGGTGGAGCTATCTCCTTATGACCTTACCCGTGGAAGGATAATATACAGAGAATAA
- the map gene encoding type I methionyl aminopeptidase → MADKRQIELYSLKEVEKIKRACDVVVEVLEEVSRHVKPGISTYELDLIARDVVKSKGAKAAFLNYKPSFSKTPYPAALCVSVNAAVVHGLPKREVILQEGDLVSLDFGAILDGYAGDSAITVPVGNISDDKKRLLKATKEALKEAVKACVPGNWLSDITKAIKKVADKYGVYPVKNLGGHGIGRRVHEPPFVPNHLEDFKYEKDIKLRAGMVLAIEPMLSLGTSDITHDGDQWTVLTADGSPSAHYEYVVAITKDGPMVLTQFREVFFDA, encoded by the coding sequence ATGGCGGATAAAAGGCAGATAGAACTATACTCTTTGAAGGAAGTGGAAAAGATAAAGAGGGCTTGCGATGTGGTGGTGGAGGTTCTGGAAGAGGTATCAAGGCATGTCAAACCAGGCATTTCCACTTACGAGCTTGACCTGATCGCAAGGGATGTGGTAAAAAGTAAAGGGGCAAAGGCTGCTTTCCTTAACTACAAACCATCCTTTAGTAAAACACCCTATCCTGCCGCTTTGTGTGTGTCTGTGAATGCGGCGGTAGTTCATGGTCTACCAAAAAGGGAAGTTATACTTCAGGAGGGAGATTTGGTAAGCTTAGATTTTGGAGCCATACTTGATGGATACGCTGGCGATTCAGCCATTACCGTGCCCGTGGGGAACATATCCGACGACAAAAAAAGGCTTTTAAAAGCGACAAAGGAAGCTCTAAAGGAAGCGGTAAAAGCATGTGTTCCTGGTAATTGGCTCTCTGACATAACCAAGGCAATAAAGAAGGTTGCGGACAAATACGGAGTGTATCCCGTAAAGAACTTGGGTGGTCACGGCATAGGCAGAAGGGTGCATGAACCACCCTTTGTTCCAAATCACTTAGAGGACTTTAAATACGAAAAGGACATAAAGCTAAGGGCAGGTATGGTTTTAGCCATAGAGCCCATGCTTTCTCTTGGTACCAGTGATATCACACACGATGGAGATCAATGGACTGTTCTTACCGCAGATGGAAGCCCTTCAGCCCATTACGAATATGTGGTCGCGATCACAAAAGATGGACCTATGGTACTAACACAATTCAGAGAGGTTTTCTTTGATGCCTAA
- a CDS encoding adenylate kinase produces MIVVFLGPPGAGKGTQAKLLSQRLGFLHLSTGDILREAVKKQTPLGIKAKEYMDRGELVPDNLIIALIEEYLPKEGGVILDGFPRTIAQAEALENMLSAKSKKVSKVLLFDSPDEVIIDRLSGRRVCSNCGAVYHIKYNPPKKEGVCDLCGGSLVQREDDKEEVIKNRLEVYKRQTQPLIDFYKKKGIIYRLDATKSVEELFAEVEGIIKDGG; encoded by the coding sequence GTGATAGTGGTATTTCTTGGGCCACCGGGAGCAGGAAAAGGCACACAAGCCAAGCTTCTCTCCCAAAGACTTGGATTTTTACACCTATCTACAGGGGATATATTAAGAGAGGCGGTAAAGAAGCAAACACCCTTAGGAATAAAGGCTAAGGAATACATGGACAGAGGAGAACTCGTACCGGACAATCTGATAATAGCTCTCATAGAGGAGTATCTTCCTAAGGAAGGAGGAGTTATTTTAGACGGTTTTCCTCGAACCATAGCCCAAGCTGAAGCCTTGGAGAACATGCTAAGCGCTAAGAGTAAAAAGGTGTCAAAGGTTCTTCTGTTTGACTCTCCAGACGAAGTAATCATAGACAGGCTTTCTGGAAGGAGGGTATGTTCAAACTGCGGTGCGGTTTATCACATAAAATACAATCCTCCAAAAAAGGAAGGAGTGTGTGACCTATGTGGTGGAAGCTTAGTGCAGAGAGAGGACGATAAGGAGGAGGTAATCAAAAACAGACTTGAGGTCTATAAAAGGCAAACGCAACCTCTGATTGATTTTTACAAGAAAAAGGGTATAATATATAGATTGGATGCGACAAAGAGTGTGGAAGAGCTATTTGCTGAGGTTGAAGGCATTATAAAAGATGGCGGATAA
- the secY gene encoding preprotein translocase subunit SecY: MIDYLKQVFSLEDLRKRFIYTLLMFAIYRLGSHIPLPGVDTTALQDFFKSFEGTLFYLYDIFSGGNLSRMTLFALGIMPYISASIMMQLLTVAVPELQRLAKEEGDYGRYKINQYTRYLTILVAFVQSLGIAFWLRSQVSPKGYPLVLEGGVFFILTTVIALVSSTMFLMWVGDRITEKGIGNGMSLLIFAGIVAGFPNAIVRIYDMLKNGDITPFAVAGAVIFVVVVTFGIVFIQEAERRIPVQHPRRQIGKQEIIGGSTYLPIKINPAGVIPIIFAQSLLIIPSTVLGFIQHPIGKALHDAFNPTTFLYNFLYVLFIIFFTYFYTAVLINPADVAENLRKAGAFIPGVRPGQDTQRLLEGIINRLAFVGAIFLSVVAVIPVFVSIWLKVPFYYGGTTALIVVGVALDTLNKIEASLLQRKYTQYRRKVR, from the coding sequence GTGATAGATTACCTAAAGCAGGTTTTTTCCTTAGAGGACCTGCGCAAAAGGTTTATATACACCCTCTTGATGTTTGCCATATACAGGTTGGGTAGCCACATACCTTTGCCCGGTGTGGATACTACCGCCTTGCAGGATTTTTTCAAAAGCTTTGAAGGAACGCTGTTTTATCTGTATGACATATTCTCCGGTGGAAACCTCTCCCGTATGACTCTCTTTGCCCTTGGCATTATGCCCTACATATCAGCATCCATCATGATGCAATTGCTTACAGTAGCTGTTCCGGAGCTTCAGAGGTTGGCAAAGGAAGAGGGAGATTACGGAAGGTATAAAATAAACCAATACACTAGATATTTAACAATTTTAGTTGCCTTTGTGCAGTCTCTTGGTATAGCATTTTGGTTAAGAAGTCAGGTGTCACCTAAGGGTTATCCTTTGGTTTTGGAAGGAGGTGTCTTTTTCATCCTAACTACCGTGATAGCTTTGGTATCTTCTACCATGTTTTTGATGTGGGTAGGAGACAGAATAACAGAAAAAGGTATAGGAAATGGTATGTCCCTGCTTATCTTTGCGGGTATAGTAGCAGGTTTTCCCAACGCAATCGTAAGAATTTATGATATGCTCAAAAACGGAGATATAACACCCTTTGCGGTGGCTGGAGCTGTTATCTTTGTCGTAGTTGTAACCTTTGGCATAGTTTTCATTCAGGAAGCAGAAAGGAGAATACCGGTCCAACATCCCAGACGCCAAATAGGTAAGCAAGAAATAATAGGCGGTTCTACCTATCTTCCCATAAAGATAAACCCTGCAGGAGTAATACCTATCATATTTGCCCAATCTTTGCTCATAATACCCTCAACCGTGCTTGGATTTATCCAACATCCAATAGGAAAGGCACTGCACGACGCTTTTAATCCTACAACCTTCCTTTACAACTTCCTATACGTGCTTTTCATAATATTTTTTACATACTTCTATACTGCGGTGCTCATAAATCCGGCTGATGTAGCTGAGAACCTAAGAAAGGCAGGAGCTTTTATACCTGGGGTTAGACCCGGGCAAGACACCCAAAGACTCTTAGAAGGCATAATAAACAGGTTGGCCTTTGTAGGTGCCATCTTTTTAAGCGTGGTAGCTGTAATTCCTGTATTCGTAAGCATTTGGCTTAAGGTCCCCTTTTATTACGGTGGAACCACTGCTCTCATAGTGGTGGGTGTAGCCCTTGATACGCTTAACAAAATAGAGGCAAGCCTTTTGCAAAGAAAATACACTCAGTATAGGAGGAAGGTAAGGTGA
- the rplO gene encoding 50S ribosomal protein L15 — protein MKLHELAPNPGATKKRKRVGRGIGSGHGKTCGRGHKGQKSRSGDRKLPSWFEGGQTPLHKRIPKRGFRSPNRIEYSVVNVKVLDKLFSEGEEVDPQKLLEKGLVKPRMPVKILGDGELSKRLIVKAHAFSKSAKEKIEKAGGVCEVIR, from the coding sequence ATGAAGCTCCACGAATTGGCACCCAACCCAGGAGCGACCAAAAAGAGAAAGAGGGTTGGTAGGGGTATAGGTTCTGGGCACGGCAAAACTTGTGGAAGGGGACACAAGGGCCAAAAGTCAAGGTCTGGAGACAGAAAACTTCCCTCTTGGTTTGAGGGTGGTCAAACGCCTCTGCACAAGAGAATTCCCAAAAGAGGCTTTAGAAGTCCCAACAGGATTGAGTATTCGGTGGTTAATGTAAAGGTGCTGGATAAGTTATTTTCCGAAGGGGAAGAAGTAGATCCACAAAAGCTTTTGGAAAAGGGGCTCGTAAAACCTCGCATGCCAGTAAAAATACTCGGAGATGGGGAGCTTTCAAAAAGACTAATCGTTAAAGCTCATGCCTTTTCTAAATCTGCAAAGGAGAAAATTGAAAAAGCTGGTGGTGTTTGCGAGGTCATAAGGTGA
- the rpmD gene encoding 50S ribosomal protein L30: MKKIKVRLIRGLAGKPEKHIKAVKSLGLRKVGDVRILPDNPMVRGNIKIAHYLLQVQEVEE; this comes from the coding sequence ATGAAAAAGATAAAGGTGCGCCTAATTAGAGGTTTGGCTGGAAAGCCTGAAAAACACATAAAGGCTGTAAAAAGCTTAGGTTTAAGAAAAGTAGGAGATGTTAGAATATTGCCGGACAATCCAATGGTTAGAGGAAACATAAAAATTGCCCATTATCTTTTGCAAGTTCAGGAGGTGGAAGAATGA
- the rpsE gene encoding 30S ribosomal protein S5: protein MGGVSIEALIDQRRKEQNILEIQDQLQLEERLIYAKRTTRVTKGGKRFSFSALVIVGDKRGFVGFGLGKAKEVPIAIAKAIEDGKKHIIKVPIVEGTVPHDVVGHYGPTMVKVIPARRGTGIVAGGAAKPIFELAGYTDVLTKIIGSTNPNNVVRAVFDALLQLTTLEEEARLRGISEEELRKRYKLYARV from the coding sequence ATGGGTGGCGTATCAATTGAGGCATTGATTGATCAAAGAAGGAAAGAACAGAACATATTGGAAATTCAAGATCAATTACAGCTGGAGGAACGCCTCATATACGCAAAAAGAACCACGAGAGTCACGAAAGGTGGAAAGAGGTTTTCCTTTAGTGCATTGGTGATTGTGGGAGACAAAAGAGGCTTTGTGGGCTTTGGTCTTGGAAAGGCAAAGGAAGTGCCCATAGCCATAGCAAAAGCTATAGAGGACGGCAAAAAACACATCATAAAAGTTCCCATAGTGGAGGGAACTGTGCCCCACGATGTGGTAGGTCACTATGGACCAACTATGGTGAAGGTCATTCCTGCCAGAAGGGGGACAGGTATAGTTGCAGGTGGTGCTGCAAAACCAATTTTTGAACTGGCAGGTTATACAGATGTTCTTACCAAAATAATAGGAAGCACGAACCCTAACAATGTAGTAAGAGCAGTTTTTGATGCGCTTTTACAGCTTACTACCCTCGAAGAGGAAGCAAGACTTAGGGGTATTAGCGAAGAAGAGCTAAGGAAAAGGTATAAACTTTATGCGAGGGTATGA
- the rplR gene encoding 50S ribosomal protein L18, translating to MAKLSRHERRERRHKRIRKKIFGTPERPRLCVYKSLNAFYAQIIDDTVGRTLVSASSIDRDFVQLTGKRGGKSIQDVQKVAELLVKKALEKGIKKVVFDRGGFLYHGKIKAFADKCRELGLEF from the coding sequence ATGGCTAAGCTTAGCAGGCATGAAAGGAGAGAAAGAAGACACAAAAGGATAAGAAAGAAGATCTTTGGCACTCCGGAAAGACCTAGGTTGTGTGTCTATAAGAGCCTGAACGCATTTTATGCACAGATTATAGACGACACTGTGGGGAGAACTTTGGTGTCAGCTTCTTCCATAGACAGGGACTTTGTCCAATTGACAGGCAAAAGGGGCGGAAAATCCATACAGGACGTTCAAAAGGTTGCTGAGCTTTTGGTCAAAAAGGCTTTAGAAAAGGGTATAAAGAAGGTGGTTTTTGACAGAGGAGGTTTTCTCTATCATGGCAAAATTAAAGCCTTTGCAGATAAATGCAGAGAGCTTGGTTTAGAGTTTTAA
- the rplF gene encoding 50S ribosomal protein L6, which yields MSRVGKKPIQIPSNVKVAFKDGVLSVEGPKGKLSMKIHPDIKLTLEDSTIKLERPSDAPFHKAIHGTMGALIRNMIKGVTEGYTTVLEVVGLGYRAAVKGGNLELNLGYSHPVIYPIPPDVKIEVKENKIYISGIDKQRVGQVAAEIRAFKKPDPYKGKGIRYEGEQLRLKAGKTAGKGKGGKR from the coding sequence ATGTCAAGGGTAGGTAAAAAGCCTATACAAATACCCAGCAACGTAAAGGTAGCTTTTAAGGATGGCGTGCTGTCGGTAGAAGGACCAAAGGGCAAACTTTCTATGAAAATCCACCCGGACATAAAGCTAACCTTGGAGGACAGCACTATAAAGTTGGAAAGGCCTTCGGATGCACCCTTTCACAAAGCCATACATGGGACGATGGGAGCATTGATCAGAAACATGATAAAGGGCGTAACGGAAGGATATACAACCGTGTTGGAGGTGGTTGGTTTGGGATACAGAGCAGCTGTCAAAGGTGGAAACTTGGAGCTAAATCTTGGCTATTCCCATCCTGTGATTTATCCTATACCTCCTGACGTAAAGATAGAAGTTAAAGAAAACAAAATATACATAAGTGGTATAGACAAGCAAAGGGTTGGTCAAGTTGCAGCTGAGATCAGGGCATTCAAAAAGCCGGATCCATACAAAGGTAAGGGTATAAGGTATGAGGGAGAGCAGCTAAGGCTGAAGGCAGGAAAGACTGCAGGAAAGGGTAAGGGTGGAAAAAGGTAA
- the rpsH gene encoding 30S ribosomal protein S8, translating to MDPIADMFSAIKNAIMRKKDYVDVPSSKLKEAILEVLKREGYILGWERLDSEEHRKGTQYKLRIHLKYADPKKNKSVIRGLVKVSKPGRRIYVPKHLVPHVRKGLGIAILSTDAGVVTDHEARKLGKGGEVIAYVW from the coding sequence ATGGACCCAATAGCAGACATGTTTTCAGCCATTAAGAATGCCATAATGAGAAAGAAAGATTATGTAGATGTTCCTTCTTCTAAGTTAAAGGAAGCTATTCTTGAAGTGCTGAAAAGGGAAGGATATATTCTTGGATGGGAAAGGTTAGACTCAGAAGAGCACAGGAAAGGAACCCAGTATAAGCTGAGAATACATCTAAAGTATGCGGATCCTAAGAAAAACAAAAGCGTTATACGTGGATTGGTAAAGGTGTCCAAACCGGGTAGGCGCATATATGTTCCAAAACATCTGGTTCCTCACGTTAGGAAGGGCTTGGGTATAGCTATTCTTTCTACAGACGCAGGCGTGGTTACGGACCACGAAGCACGAAAGCTTGGTAAAGGCGGAGAAGTTATAGCATACGTATGGTGA
- a CDS encoding type Z 30S ribosomal protein S14, translating to MARKAKIAKDIKHFPKYEVRKKNRCPLCGRPRGFIRYFGMCRLCFRELALKGELPGVRKASW from the coding sequence ATGGCAAGAAAGGCTAAGATAGCAAAGGATATTAAGCACTTTCCTAAGTACGAAGTTAGGAAGAAAAACAGATGCCCACTGTGTGGAAGACCAAGAGGTTTTATAAGATACTTTGGTATGTGTAGGTTATGCTTTAGGGAACTTGCCCTTAAGGGTGAATTGCCCGGCGTTCGTAAAGCAAGCTGGTAA